One Candidatus Thermokryptus mobilis DNA window includes the following coding sequences:
- a CDS encoding type III-B CRISPR module-associated protein Cmr5: MKNLDKLCAKYGYEFAEKVSQAFNSDAKKAESLLTKALGVLQEQGLYAFALFCESRGSAESNGAKKITEITTKLLNELNLISNTNNTDLLEEIRKDNGLASRLEDLILAIQMLEKSLIYARYHAKALSKSS, from the coding sequence ATGAAAAACCTTGACAAACTTTGTGCAAAATACGGATATGAATTTGCTGAGAAGGTTAGCCAAGCTTTTAATTCAGATGCTAAAAAAGCAGAATCTTTGCTCACAAAAGCCCTGGGAGTGCTACAAGAACAAGGACTATATGCCTTCGCACTCTTCTGTGAATCACGAGGAAGCGCTGAAAGTAATGGCGCTAAAAAGATAACAGAAATAACAACCAAATTACTAAACGAACTAAACCTTATTAGCAATACTAACAATACTGACTTACTTGAAGAAATACGAAAAGATAATGGACTTGCTTCAAGACTTGAAGACCTTATACTCGCTATTCAAATGCTTGAGAAATCACTAATATACGCAAGATATCATGCAAAGGCACTTTCAAAATCTTCCTGA
- a CDS encoding RAMP superfamily CRISPR-associated protein, with protein sequence MFSNCEIKKYYAIALDPIHVGSGGSRLGRVDLPIIREPGTNLPKIPGTSLSGSARAYTAMVTGRYLWKSNNTEYSCAGRGGEGGEKHCGIPDPACPVCIPYGFSKGTGYSMQGLAQFFDAHILFFPVASMIGPIWVTSPMALEGLGLQQQFAAPAEGFYPLGDQLRNKERLNFGWLMLKKENGKGNITNSDFPDIPEIVKQRLVLVSDTLFSLIVNSNLEVRTSVSIDPQTGTAEDRALFTYEAIPRGTILKFEIAYNSGKTFRISGKELKTEDNGDVGTSWVKTQVEKGLKLFETLGIGGMGTRGMGRLKILNLK encoded by the coding sequence ATGTTCAGTAATTGCGAAATTAAAAAATACTACGCGATAGCCCTTGACCCAATCCATGTGGGATCAGGTGGGTCAAGATTAGGAAGGGTTGATTTACCAATAATTAGAGAGCCAGGAACAAATCTTCCAAAGATCCCAGGGACAAGCCTAAGTGGTTCCGCAAGGGCTTACACAGCAATGGTTACAGGTAGATACCTGTGGAAGTCCAACAACACCGAATATTCCTGCGCCGGACGCGGAGGAGAAGGTGGTGAAAAACACTGTGGCATACCAGACCCCGCTTGCCCCGTCTGCATACCTTACGGATTCTCAAAAGGAACAGGCTACAGCATGCAAGGACTCGCCCAATTCTTTGATGCCCATATCCTCTTCTTCCCCGTCGCATCAATGATAGGCCCTATATGGGTAACTTCGCCAATGGCTCTGGAAGGATTAGGACTACAACAACAATTTGCAGCCCCAGCTGAAGGATTTTATCCACTGGGAGATCAATTGCGAAATAAAGAGAGACTTAACTTTGGATGGCTCATGTTGAAAAAAGAAAATGGTAAAGGTAATATCACGAATTCCGACTTCCCCGATATACCTGAAATTGTTAAACAAAGATTAGTTCTTGTTTCAGATACCCTATTTTCTTTAATAGTTAATAGCAACCTTGAAGTTAGAACCTCAGTTAGCATTGACCCACAAACAGGAACAGCTGAAGACCGCGCCCTTTTTACCTATGAAGCTATCCCAAGAGGAACTATCCTAAAATTTGAAATTGCCTATAACTCAGGAAAAACATTCAGAATCTCAGGAAAAGAACTCAAAACAGAAGACAACGGAGATGTAGGAACTTCATGGGTTAAAACTCAAGTAGAGAAAGGTCTGAAACTATTTGAAACTCTTGGCATCGGCGGAATGGGTACAAGAGGTATGGGAAGATTAAAAATTCTCAACCTTAAATAA